In Chryseobacterium sp. C-71, the genomic window CCATTAATCCGACGAAAATCTTCAATAAAGAAAATATTTCGGGAAGTGTTTCCACAGGTAAAATTGCTGATTTGGTTTTATTAAATTCAAATCCCGTAGAAAATATCGAGCATCTTACCGAAGTAAATCTTGTTTTCAAGAACGGAGAAATGGTAGATTCTAAAAAAACAATCAAAGAAACTCCAGAAATGTTGGTTCAGAAGCAAGTAAACGGATATAATGCAAGAAATATTGATGCTTTCCTTGAACCATATTCAGAAGATGCAGAATTATATATGTTCCCCAATCAACTCATCAGCAAAGGAAAAGAAGCGATGCGAAAAGATTATTCCACTATGTTTAAAGACCTTCCGGAGCTTCATTGCGAAATTAAAAACAGAATCATAAACGGTAATTTCGTCATTGATCAGGAAAGCGTTTCAGGTATGAGAAAAGGGCAAAAAGTAGAAGCGACGGCGATTTATGAAATTAAAGATGGCAAAATTATCAAAGTTTATTTTTTACCATAACCATTTTTCTTTATAAAAAATTAAAGACAATTCTTTCGGAGTTGTCTTTTTTTGTGCTTACCAAGTGAAAATCTGCATTCACCAAGTTGTTTTTAAACTGCTTTGAAAAGACGATTAAGTTTGTGATATAATTTAAACTTAATTCTCATGAAAAACAATTTTTACTACAACAAAACCAAATTCTTCACTTTGCTGCTTCTTTTAATTTCTATTTATTCTATTCAAGCACAAATGTCCGGAAATCAGGCTTACAGAAACCGAAATTCCTATGAAAACAATCGTCCTGTACTTTCTGATGTGAAGCATTTTTATGCTACAGATTCTACGATGGTGATTAACGTCAATGTATTGATGAATAAAAAAGCAGATCAGTTTAAAATTACTTTAGGACTGAATGATGAAGCAGAATCTCCTAAAAAAGCCATTGAAAACATGAACATACGAATACAGAATTTCATCAAAAGACTTGGAGTTTTAGGGATAAATAAAGACGATTTTTATGTGGATTTTATTTCCCAGACCAAAGTGTATGATGTGAGCCTTTCTGATGATAAAAAATTGATCAGTGAAAAAATTAAAGGTTTTGAAATCAAGAAAAATATCATTATTAAAACCAATGACCATTCTAAAATCGAGAAAATCATCTATGAAGCCTCAGATTATCAGATTTATGACATTATTAAAATTGATTATATGAACACTAATCTTGAAAAAATTCATCAGGATTTAATGACCGAAGCAAGCAAAATTGCCAAATGGAAAAAAGAGGATTATTTTAAAAGATTCAAGAAAGAAATTATCGGAACACCAACGATGAACTCTGGTTTTAATTATGTTTTTCCGTCTTCACAGTATCAACAATATACCGCTTATGAAAGTTCAGATTTCGATTTATTGCGAGGTTACAACAACAATGATCTGATGATTAAAAAAATGGAAAAAAAAGGAAAAACCTTTTACTATGAAGGAACTCCATATAATGGTTTTGATAAAGTAATCAACAACGAAGATCCTGAAATCGGAATACAATATATTATCAACATGAGCATTAAATATGATTTTAAAAAGAATCGCTAAGCTCTATTTAGTTAGATTTTTTCCTAAAGAATCGCTTTCACCAAGTCAAAACCTCAGTTCACCAAGTTTGTAAAATTCAAGTTTCTATTCGCAGTAATTTTACTTTAGAAATTTAAAATAAAGAATTTATTATGAAACTGAAACACCTTTTATTAGTAGGAATCTTTGCAGCAGGAAGCTTGGTGAATGCGCAGGAAATCAAAAAAAACGCAATTGAAGTAACGGGAGTTGCAGAAATGGAAGTCGAACCGGATGAAATCATCTTTAACATCGGAATAAAAGCCGACAACAAAAATCAATTGGCAGACAACGAAAAACTTTTATTTGAAACTCTGAAAACCAACGGAGTAAAAAATGAAGACATCAAATTCAAATCGATGTATCAGAATTTGTATTCTAAAACAACAAAATTCACAAAGAGTTTTCAGTTTAAAGTCAATGCTAAAACCAATGTGAGTAAGCTTTTTGAAGATTTGAATCAAAAATGGGTAAGCAATCTGAATATTGCAGAAATTAAAAACACAAAAATTGCAGATTTCAGAAAAACCGTTAAAATCAATGCCTTGAAAGCGGCCAAAGAAAAAGCAGATTATCTTTTGGAAAGCATCGGTAAAAAAACAGGAACGCCTTTGGAAATCACAGAAATCGAAGACTACATGAGCGACTCTGTAATGCCGGTAGCCTACAGAAGCAAAATGGCGAACGTACAATTGGAAGCAGCCGATCAAAGTGTTGATTTTGCTTTTGATAACATCGAAAACATTAAGCTGAAATACAGTATCAAAACAAGATACGAGATTCTTTAATGTGGTGAAAAGACAGTCAGAAATGGCTGTCTTTTTTTGTCTAAAAACTTCCACCAAGTGAAAACCTCAGTTCACCAAGTCTTCAAATTTTCAGTTTCTAATCGAGGTAATTTTACTGTAGAACTTTAAAATAATAAACAATGCGACACTCAATTTTTATACTCATTTTTATGGTTTCGCTTTTTAAATCTCAGGAAATTAAAAAGGAAATCGATGTGAAACAGGCAACCGTATTTTTGCAGGGAGCGAAAGTTTTCGGAAGCACGAATGTAACTCTCCAAAAAGGAAGAAACACGGTGAAAATTATCAACCTTCCGAATGATTTGGACGAAAACACTTATAAAATAAATCTTGAAAAAAACACTACCCTTTTATCAATTACTCCACAAAGCAGTTATCTTAAAGACGATGAACTGACTGATGGCGAAAAAAAACTGGATGATGAAAGAAAAAAATTTCAGAGACAAGTTAATTTGCTAAATATTCAGATTAAAAATCTGACGGGTGAACAAAACATCATTAATGATAATCTTAAAGTTTCAACCAACGATAAATCGACGCCACAGCAACAGTTGATTAAACTGACTGAATTCTACAGAAAAAGAATGCTGGAAATCGACAATCAGGTTTTTCTTTTGACCGAACAAAAAACTACATTTGACGAAAGCATTACTAAAATCAACAAACAATTCTCTGAAGAACAGATTCATAAAACGCAAAACAGAAAAGAATTAGTTCTTGAAATTCTTGCTGAAAACGAAATGAATCTGAATCTTGGAGTGAGCTACATCGTTTCCAACGCAGGTTGGGTTCCTTCATACGATTTAAGAGCTTTATCAATTAAAAAGCCTTTAGAAATTGTATACAAAGGAAAAATCTACCAGAAAACAGGACAAGACTGGAAAAATGTGAAACTTTTTGTTTCCACTTATCGACCTTCTTATAACCAAAACAGACCTATTTTATCACCGCTTTATGTCGCAGAATATACCGCTTACAATAATGAGGATGCAAAGGTAGGTTATATGCAAAAAGCAAAAGCAGATATGTCTAATTCTTACCAGATGAGAGCGGAAGTTGCTGCAGCAAGTCAGATTCCTGTGGCAACAGTTTCGGATAATCAGATGAATATTTTGTATGAATTAAATTACGACCAAACTATCGTAAGTCAGGAAAAAGAACAATACGTGATTTTAGATAAGAAAAACGTAGAATCTACTTATAAATATCATACTGTTCCGAAGCTTAACAATCAGGTTTTCTTGATGGCTTTTGTGAAAAACTGGCAGAATTTAAATCTGATTTCAGGTGAAGCGAATATTTATTTTGAAGATAATTACATCGGAAAAACCAATATTGCAAGCAATTATGTAAAAGACGAGTTCCCTATTTCACTTGGAGTTGATGAAAGAATTGTGGTAAAACGCATCAAAATTGAAGATAAAACTGCTCAGAAATCTCTCAGCTCAAATAAACTGGAAACAGAATCTTACGAAATATCAATCAGAAATAACACGAAAGAAAGTATCGAGCTGGAAATTTTAGACCAGATTCCATTAAGTGAAAATCAGAAAATCACAGTCAAAACATTAGACATCGGAAACGGAGAGTTTGATGCTAAAACCGGAAGTATTCTATGGAACAGAAAAATCAACAGCGGAAGTTCAGAAAAAATCAATTTCTCTTATGAAGTAAAATATCCTAAAGAAACGCAGATTCAGTATTACAGTCGTTAACTACGTTTGAGGGCTTGAGGGTTTGAGAGTCTGAGTGCAGTTGAGAGAGCCCTAAAGGGACGGTCTTCTAAAGAATATGATGAAGTCTTATTAAAAAAGTTATTAATCGCAGAGGCGCAAAGGTTTTAGGAAAAACAAACTGTTTTTAAGGCACAAGATCACTTCGACTTCGCTCAGTGTGACGGAAGATTTTCATTTAGAAATTGCTAATAAATTTCATCGAAGATAAAATCCTTGCTTCTTTAAAAGTTTATCAAAATAAAAATTGCGCCTTTGCGATTCCCAACAAAAAAGATTTAGTAAAAATTAAATAAAAATCATTAAAAACATACAATATGAACACATTAAAAGTTTTAACAATAACAGCAAGTGTAATTGCTTTTTTGAGTGCAGGTAAAATTTCAGACAATCGTTGCAGTAAAAATAACGACAGAGAAATTGTAGAAAGTACTATTTCAAATCAACCGCAAATTTCAGTTTCAAAGGATAATAAAATTCAGGTAGCTTTACTTTTGGACACGTCCAACAGCATGGATGGATTAATCGATCAGGCAAAATCCAGACTTTGGAATATCGTCAATACGTTAACCACTTTAAAATACAACGGAAAAGCTCCACAAGTGGAAATTGCTCTTTATGAATACGGAAATGACGGGTTGCAGGATGAAAATTACATCAGACAGGTAACTCCGCTTACGCAGGATTTAGATTTGGTTTCAGAAAAACTTTTCGCTCTAAAAACCAATGGCGGAAATGAATATTGTGGAGCGGTCATTCGTGATGCGTCAACCAATCTGAAATGGGACGGAAATGAAAAGAGCATGAAGCTGATTTACATCGCCGGAAATGAAGCGTTTGACCAGGGAAAAATCAATTATAAAGAAACAATTTCGGGTGCAAAGAAAAAAAACATTTACACCAACACCATTTTTTGCGGAAGTCGTGATGAGGGAATTCAAACTTTCTGGCAAAACGGAGCGAGTCTTGGTGACGGAAAGTTCTTTAATATCGATAGCGACCGAAAGGTCATTTATATTGAGACGCCTTATGATATGAAAATTTCGCAATACAATTCTCAATTAAACAACACGTATATTTCCTATGGAAGTCGTGGTTCTGAAATGAAAAACAAACAGTCTGTTCAGGACGTTAATGCAGAATCTCTTTCTGCGTCAAATGCTGTGGAAAGAGCAGTGAGCAAATCAAAGAAAAATGCTTACAAAAATGATCATTGGGATTTGGTAGATAAAGTTGAAAAAGATAAAGCCTACATTACATCGATGAAAGAAGAAGAACTGCCTTCTGAACTAAAAGGAAAAAGCAAAGCTGAAATTCAAAAAATTGTAGCTCAAAAATCTGCAGACCGTGACAAAATCCAAAAAGAAATTGAAGTTTTGGCAAAACAAAGACAAAGTTTCATCGACTCTGAAATGAAAAAGCGAGGAAATGCTGAAGGCGATGATTTAGGAAAAGCAATTGAAAAATCTATTCTAGAATTGGCTAAGAAAAATGGATATAGTTTTTAGTTTTGCAATGCGAGTCTACAATATATGGATATGAGATTTGATATTCAAGTTGATAAAGTCCCAAAGGGACGACTTAATAAAGGATAGGATGAAATCCTATCAAAAGTATTGTTTTATTTTATTTCGGGGCTCGGCTTCGCCGAACCCCGAAACTTTATCAGTCAATTTTTCAAACGGTAAATTTGAAATAAAGTTATCTTCCAAATTTAAAATACTCAGAAAGCTCGTGTTTTTTATTTTTCATAAACGCAGAAGCCATTTCCATTCCGGTTACCGAAAAAGTAATTCCGTTTCCGCCAAAACCTAAGACAAAATAAGAGTTTTTAAATTGGTCGTGAGCTCCGATGTAAGGCAAGCCGTCTTTTGTTTCTCCGAAAGTTCCTGCCCAGACAAAATCAGTATAAAAATGATAATCGGGTTTTATTCTTTTCAGATTTTTGAGAATCTCTTTTTCTTTTTTATTTAATAAGGAATCACGTTTTTCGGGATCAGAAAAATCTTCGTCACCACCACCGATTAAAAGTCGCTCATCATCGGTTGTTCTCATATATATGTAGGGATCATCGGTATTCCAGACGAGTGTATGTTCTATATTCTTAAATTTATCATTGTCGA contains:
- a CDS encoding SIMPL domain-containing protein, coding for MKNNFYYNKTKFFTLLLLLISIYSIQAQMSGNQAYRNRNSYENNRPVLSDVKHFYATDSTMVINVNVLMNKKADQFKITLGLNDEAESPKKAIENMNIRIQNFIKRLGVLGINKDDFYVDFISQTKVYDVSLSDDKKLISEKIKGFEIKKNIIIKTNDHSKIEKIIYEASDYQIYDIIKIDYMNTNLEKIHQDLMTEASKIAKWKKEDYFKRFKKEIIGTPTMNSGFNYVFPSSQYQQYTAYESSDFDLLRGYNNNDLMIKKMEKKGKTFYYEGTPYNGFDKVINNEDPEIGIQYIINMSIKYDFKKNR
- a CDS encoding SIMPL domain-containing protein, producing the protein MKLKHLLLVGIFAAGSLVNAQEIKKNAIEVTGVAEMEVEPDEIIFNIGIKADNKNQLADNEKLLFETLKTNGVKNEDIKFKSMYQNLYSKTTKFTKSFQFKVNAKTNVSKLFEDLNQKWVSNLNIAEIKNTKIADFRKTVKINALKAAKEKADYLLESIGKKTGTPLEITEIEDYMSDSVMPVAYRSKMANVQLEAADQSVDFAFDNIENIKLKYSIKTRYEIL
- a CDS encoding DUF4139 domain-containing protein, with amino-acid sequence MRHSIFILIFMVSLFKSQEIKKEIDVKQATVFLQGAKVFGSTNVTLQKGRNTVKIINLPNDLDENTYKINLEKNTTLLSITPQSSYLKDDELTDGEKKLDDERKKFQRQVNLLNIQIKNLTGEQNIINDNLKVSTNDKSTPQQQLIKLTEFYRKRMLEIDNQVFLLTEQKTTFDESITKINKQFSEEQIHKTQNRKELVLEILAENEMNLNLGVSYIVSNAGWVPSYDLRALSIKKPLEIVYKGKIYQKTGQDWKNVKLFVSTYRPSYNQNRPILSPLYVAEYTAYNNEDAKVGYMQKAKADMSNSYQMRAEVAAASQIPVATVSDNQMNILYELNYDQTIVSQEKEQYVILDKKNVESTYKYHTVPKLNNQVFLMAFVKNWQNLNLISGEANIYFEDNYIGKTNIASNYVKDEFPISLGVDERIVVKRIKIEDKTAQKSLSSNKLETESYEISIRNNTKESIELEILDQIPLSENQKITVKTLDIGNGEFDAKTGSILWNRKINSGSSEKINFSYEVKYPKETQIQYYSR